The nucleotide sequence AAGCACGCATAGATTCCGGAAAAGACACCATTGTCGGCATTAATAAATACCAAACCGATGAAAAGTCAGAAATTGATGTACTGGAAGTGGATAACGTGAAAGTGCGAAAATCTCAGATTGAGCGCATCAATAAAATGAAAGCAGACCGAAACGATAAAAACGTACAACGAGCACTTGATAAACTTACCAAATGTGCTGAATCCGGTGATGGAAATTTATTAGCTTTGGCAGTTGATGCCGCCCGCGAGCGAGCAACTCTTGGCGAAATCTCTGATGCCATGGAAAAATCATTCGGGCGATATAAAGCAACCATAAAATCTATTTCCGGCGTGTATTCTTCTGAATTGAAAAATAATGATCAGTTTAAAGCAGCCTTAAACCTGGCCGATAAATTTGCCGAGCTGGATGGAAGGCGCCCGAGAATTATGGTGGCTAAAATGGGTCAGGATGGTCACGACCGCGGTGCTAAGGTTATTTCAACCAGCTTTGCCGATTTGGGCTTTGATGTGGATATCGGGCCGCTCTTCCAAACTCCTGAAGAAGCCGCAAAACAAGCTATTGAAAATGATGTGCATATTTTAGGGGTCTCCAGTCTGGCAGGTGGACACAAAACTCTGGTTCCCCAGGTTATTGATGAACTAAAAAAGCACGGTCGCGATGATATTATTGTTATTGCCGGCGGCGTAATTCCCCAACAAGACTATGACTTCTTGTATGACGCCGGAGTAACAGCTGTATTTGGGCCCGGAACCGTCATTCCAAAAGCAGCCAAACAAATTTTAGATGTGTTGATAGAGAATTATTCCAATGGACTGGATTGATCGATCTTCTTCAGCTCCTTCCATTCGCTCCAATGCGGAGCGCAGGAGCGAGGACGAAATATTGCCCTTACTAACTTTTCCAAAGTTAGTAAGAATCCTCTGCCAACTTCCATTTCCCGGTAACTTTGGAAAAGTTACAGGAGGGAAATGTGAGTAAAAAACTTCCTTCCTCAAAAGAATTTATTGACGGCATTTTATCCGGAGACCGGATGTTGCTTAGCCGTGCCATTACCCTCATCGAAAGCACAAAAAAGGAGCATCAGGAACTTGCCCAGGATATTATAGAAGGCTGCCTGCCACATTCAGGGAATTCAGTCCGGATTGGAATTACAGGGGTACCCGGTGTAGGTAAAAGTACCTTTATCGAGGCTTTTGGAAATTATGTTATTGAAGAAGAGAACCGCACACTGGCAGTATTGGCAGTGGACCCTTCCAGTTCCAAAACGCGCGGAAGCATTTTAGGTGATAAAACGCGTATGGAAACACTTTCTAATCACCCCAGAGCATACATACGGCCTACTCCAACTTCCGGCTCATTGGGCGGGGTTGCACGGAGTACCCGGGAAACCATTACTCTGTGCGAAGCTGCGGGATTTGATACTATTTTAATTGAAACCGTAGGCGTGGGCCAATCCGAAACAGCTGTTCATTCCATGGTCGATTTCTTTTTACTGTTGATGCTTGCCGGCGCCGGTGATGAATTACAAGGCATTAAGCGCGGAATCATGGAGATGGCAGATTCCATTGTCATTAACAAAGCTGATTCCGGAAATGAGGATGCTGCAAAACGAGCAATGGCTGAATATAAAAACGCGCTTCACTTATTCCCACCTACAGAATCCGGATGGATTCCAAAAGTTGCCACTTGCTCGGCTTTTCACAATAAAGGAATTCCTGAAGTTTGGGAGATCATAGATGAGTTTGTGCGGCATACTAAAAGCAAGGGCTTTTTCGAGCAAAAAAGAAGAGAACAAGCCAGCTATTGGCTGGATGAAAGTATTAACCAGGAATTGCATCGCGCCTT is from Gracilimonas sp. and encodes:
- the meaB gene encoding methylmalonyl Co-A mutase-associated GTPase MeaB, with amino-acid sequence MLLSRAITLIESTKKEHQELAQDIIEGCLPHSGNSVRIGITGVPGVGKSTFIEAFGNYVIEEENRTLAVLAVDPSSSKTRGSILGDKTRMETLSNHPRAYIRPTPTSGSLGGVARSTRETITLCEAAGFDTILIETVGVGQSETAVHSMVDFFLLLMLAGAGDELQGIKRGIMEMADSIVINKADSGNEDAAKRAMAEYKNALHLFPPTESGWIPKVATCSAFHNKGIPEVWEIIDEFVRHTKSKGFFEQKRREQASYWLDESINQELHRAFYDNPELKKRLEITRKQVQNKEVSSFTAAKKLIRLFFRNTP